The following proteins are encoded in a genomic region of Gemmatimonadota bacterium:
- a CDS encoding DUF937 domain-containing protein has protein sequence MSSLIEALAGQVLNPQITRQLGQAVGADEQATRTAAAAALPMILGALAKNAGRPEGASSLLAALDRDHDGNVMDDLAGFLGQGRTDDGEKILGHALGAHRAPVETAVGQAAGLDPQQITKLMAMLAPVVMGALGKAKRERQLDTGGLSDMLRGEEKVMRQKAPEMGLMGSLLDKDGDGSIVDDVVGRIGKGVLGSLFKRP, from the coding sequence ATGTCGTCCCTGATCGAAGCCCTCGCGGGCCAGGTCCTCAACCCACAGATCACGCGCCAGCTCGGCCAGGCCGTAGGCGCTGACGAACAGGCGACCCGCACCGCGGCGGCCGCCGCCCTTCCCATGATCCTGGGCGCCCTGGCCAAGAACGCCGGGCGGCCGGAGGGGGCCAGCTCCCTGCTGGCGGCGCTGGACCGCGACCACGACGGCAATGTCATGGACGACCTCGCGGGCTTCCTGGGCCAGGGTCGGACGGACGACGGCGAGAAGATCCTGGGCCACGCCCTGGGAGCCCACCGGGCGCCGGTGGAGACGGCCGTCGGTCAGGCCGCCGGTCTCGATCCGCAGCAGATCACCAAGCTGATGGCCATGCTGGCGCCCGTGGTGATGGGCGCGCTGGGCAAGGCCAAGCGGGAGCGGCAGCTCGACACGGGCGGGCTCAGCGACATGCTGCGCGGGGAGGAGAAGGTGATGCGCCAGAAGGCGCCCGAGATGGGGCTCATGGGTTCCCTCCTGGACAAGGACGGGGACGGCTCCATCGTCGACGACGTCGTCGGACGGATCGGCAAGGGTGTCCTGGGCAGTCTGTTCAAGCGCCCCTGA
- the lysM gene encoding peptidoglycan-binding protein LysM, whose product MGLIDFVKDAGAKVFGGGDKAAASEAAKDEQLEELRKGNELLRYVKGMGLPVDDLKITFDDGTATITGTVQSTAVRENIVIGVGNVHGVARVDDRLTVDNPTPPARMYTVKSGDTLSKIAKEHYGDAMKYPTIFEANRPMLSDPDKIYPGQVLRIPAVDA is encoded by the coding sequence GTGGGACTGATCGATTTCGTGAAGGATGCGGGAGCCAAGGTCTTCGGCGGCGGTGACAAGGCCGCGGCCAGCGAGGCCGCCAAGGACGAGCAGCTCGAGGAGCTGCGCAAAGGAAACGAGCTGCTCCGCTACGTGAAGGGGATGGGGCTGCCGGTCGACGATCTCAAGATCACGTTCGACGACGGCACCGCGACCATCACGGGTACGGTGCAGAGCACGGCGGTCCGCGAGAACATCGTGATCGGTGTGGGCAACGTGCACGGCGTCGCACGCGTGGACGATCGCCTGACGGTGGACAACCCCACGCCGCCCGCACGCATGTACACCGTGAAGAGCGGCGACACGCTGTCGAAGATCGCCAAGGAGCACTACGGCGACGCCATGAAGTACCCGACCATCTTCGAGGCCAACCGGCCCATGCTGTCGGATCCGGACAAGATCTATCCGGGTCAGGTGTTGAGAATCCCCGCGGTCGACGCCTAG
- a CDS encoding DUF1295 domain-containing protein: protein MTTLHLLLPALAGLLAGSTLLWLLSLVRRDASLIDLFWGLGFVLVAGWYSTVSGPATSRSILLLVLVSVWGLRLSVHLARRNLGRGEDFRYAAMRQRWGRAFPIVSLFTVFWLQAVLLWVVSFPLWQAQRGYARAPLGIFDLIGVVLWGTGFFFEAVADRQLARFRRDPANAGQVLDQGLWRYSRHPNYFGDAVLWWGFYLIGMGAPGGWWTFVSPVLMTLLLMRVSGVPLLEETLSQTKPDYRHYTDKTSAFFPWFPR from the coding sequence ATGACGACCCTCCACCTGCTCCTGCCGGCGCTCGCGGGACTTCTCGCGGGCTCCACCCTGCTCTGGCTCCTGAGCCTGGTCCGCAGGGATGCCAGCCTCATCGACCTGTTCTGGGGCCTGGGCTTCGTGCTGGTGGCCGGCTGGTACTCGACGGTGAGCGGGCCGGCCACGTCGAGAAGCATCCTGCTCCTGGTCCTGGTGTCCGTCTGGGGGCTCCGGCTGAGCGTGCACCTGGCGCGCCGGAACCTCGGCCGCGGCGAGGACTTCCGCTACGCGGCCATGCGGCAGCGCTGGGGCAGGGCCTTCCCGATCGTGAGCCTCTTCACCGTCTTCTGGCTGCAGGCCGTCCTCCTGTGGGTCGTCTCCTTCCCACTGTGGCAGGCGCAGCGCGGGTATGCGCGCGCGCCGCTCGGCATCTTCGACCTGATCGGCGTGGTGCTGTGGGGCACGGGCTTCTTCTTCGAAGCGGTGGCGGACCGACAGCTCGCGCGGTTCCGGCGCGATCCGGCCAACGCGGGACAGGTGCTGGACCAGGGCCTGTGGCGCTACTCACGCCATCCGAACTACTTCGGCGACGCGGTGCTCTGGTGGGGGTTCTACCTGATCGGGATGGGTGCGCCGGGAGGCTGGTGGACGTTCGTCAGCCCGGTCCTGATGACGCTGCTGCTGATGCGCGTCTCCGGTGTGCCGCTGCTGGAGGAGACGCTCTCGCAGACCAAGCCCGACTACCGTCACTACACGGACAAGACGTCGGCCTTCTTCCCCTGGTTCCCGCGCTGA
- a CDS encoding DUF4212 domain-containing protein, giving the protein MVAPGARAYWKTHLRYLVVLLVVWFVSSYGFGILWAEPLDRIRIPGTGFPLGFWFAQQGSIYVFVALIFVYVALMNRLDRRHGVAEE; this is encoded by the coding sequence ATGGTGGCACCCGGCGCCCGGGCCTACTGGAAGACCCACCTGCGGTACCTGGTGGTGCTCCTGGTCGTCTGGTTCGTCAGCTCGTACGGCTTCGGCATCCTGTGGGCCGAGCCCCTGGACCGCATCCGCATCCCGGGCACCGGCTTCCCGCTGGGCTTCTGGTTCGCGCAGCAGGGCTCGATCTACGTGTTCGTGGCGCTGATCTTCGTCTACGTGGCCCTGATGAACCGGCTGGACCGCCGCCACGGGGTCGCGGAGGAATGA
- a CDS encoding sodium:solute symporter family protein yields MSVQAWTFLIVGLSFALYIGVAIWARAGSTREFYVAGGGVSPLANGMATAADWMSAASFISMAGLISFLGYDGSVYLMGWTGGYVLLALLLAPYLRKFGQFTVPDFVGDRYYSQVARVVAVVCAIFVSFTYVAGQMRGVGIVFSRFLEVDITTGVLIGMALVFFYAVLGGMKGITYTQVAQYCVLIFAYLVPAIFISMLVAGTAIPQLGFGAREVGGSAFLLDRLDGLHAELGFAPYTSGAKSTLDVFAITAALMVGTAGLPHVIIRFFTVPRVRDARISAGWALVFIAILYTTAPAVAVFARLNLLDTVAGQPYAEMPGWFSTWEDTGLIAFDDANGDGLIQYVGPRADVPNELTIDRDIMVLANPEIAGLPAWVVGLVAAGGLAAALSTAAGLLLVISSAVSHDLLKRGFAAQITERLELIAARVAAAVAVLVAAWLGINPPGFVAEVVAFAFGLAASSFFPALVLGIFWRRMNREGAITGMIVGICFTAAYIVWFKFVDPASNTAEHWWFGISPEGIGTVGMVLNFVVAVSVALVTPPPPAHVQEMVEHIRVPKGAAAPQDLHA; encoded by the coding sequence ATGAGCGTCCAGGCCTGGACCTTCCTGATCGTGGGGCTGTCCTTCGCGCTGTACATCGGTGTGGCCATCTGGGCCCGCGCCGGCTCCACGCGCGAGTTCTACGTCGCGGGCGGTGGGGTCTCCCCGCTCGCCAACGGCATGGCCACCGCGGCGGACTGGATGTCCGCGGCGTCCTTCATCTCGATGGCGGGGTTGATCTCCTTCCTGGGCTACGACGGCTCCGTCTACCTGATGGGGTGGACGGGCGGCTACGTGCTGCTGGCGCTGCTGCTCGCGCCCTACCTGCGCAAGTTCGGGCAGTTCACCGTGCCCGACTTCGTCGGGGACCGCTACTACTCGCAGGTGGCCCGCGTGGTGGCGGTGGTCTGCGCCATCTTCGTGTCGTTCACGTATGTGGCTGGCCAGATGCGCGGGGTGGGGATCGTCTTCAGCCGCTTCCTGGAGGTGGACATCACCACGGGCGTGCTGATCGGCATGGCGCTGGTGTTCTTCTACGCCGTGCTGGGCGGCATGAAGGGCATCACGTACACGCAGGTGGCGCAGTACTGCGTGCTGATCTTCGCGTACCTGGTGCCCGCCATCTTCATCTCGATGCTGGTCGCGGGCACGGCCATCCCCCAGCTCGGGTTCGGCGCGCGCGAGGTGGGCGGCTCCGCGTTCCTGCTCGACCGCCTGGACGGGCTGCACGCCGAGCTGGGCTTCGCGCCCTACACGAGCGGCGCCAAGTCCACGCTGGACGTGTTCGCCATCACGGCGGCCCTCATGGTGGGGACGGCCGGCCTGCCGCACGTGATCATCCGCTTCTTCACCGTGCCGCGCGTGCGCGATGCGCGCATCTCGGCCGGGTGGGCCCTGGTGTTCATCGCCATCCTGTATACGACGGCGCCCGCGGTCGCGGTGTTCGCGCGGCTGAACCTGCTGGACACCGTGGCCGGGCAGCCCTACGCGGAGATGCCGGGCTGGTTCTCCACCTGGGAGGACACGGGCCTCATCGCGTTCGACGACGCCAACGGGGACGGGCTCATCCAGTACGTGGGACCCCGGGCGGACGTCCCCAACGAGCTGACCATCGATCGTGACATCATGGTGCTGGCCAATCCCGAGATCGCGGGCCTGCCCGCCTGGGTGGTGGGGCTGGTGGCCGCGGGGGGCCTCGCGGCCGCGTTGTCCACCGCGGCCGGGCTGCTCCTGGTGATCTCGTCCGCGGTCAGCCATGATCTGCTCAAACGCGGTTTCGCGGCGCAGATCACCGAGCGGTTGGAGCTCATCGCCGCCCGGGTGGCCGCCGCGGTGGCCGTCCTCGTGGCCGCCTGGCTCGGCATCAATCCGCCCGGCTTCGTGGCCGAGGTGGTGGCCTTCGCGTTCGGGCTCGCGGCCTCCTCGTTCTTCCCGGCCCTGGTGCTCGGCATCTTCTGGCGACGCATGAACCGCGAGGGCGCCATCACCGGCATGATCGTAGGGATCTGCTTCACGGCGGCGTACATCGTCTGGTTCAAGTTCGTCGATCCCGCCAGCAACACCGCCGAGCACTGGTGGTTCGGGATCTCCCCGGAGGGCATCGGGACGGTGGGCATGGTGCTGAACTTCGTCGTGGCGGTGTCGGTGGCGCTCGTGACGCCCCCTCCTCCCGCGCACGTGCAGGAGATGGTGGAGCATATCCGCGTGCCGAAGGGCGCGGCGGCGCCGCAGGATCTGCACGCGTGA
- a CDS encoding pyridoxamine 5'-phosphate oxidase family protein produces the protein MSARDEVGPGPDGEGAGGLAPEEDPRPEDLGADDTASDGRARVRRRDRALEDDWIRSALRRAPWGFLATVSDGQPFLNSNLFVYDEDRHAIWMHTARLGRTRTNLDGDDRVCFAVATMGRMLPADEALEFSVEYAGVTVFGRGHVVEDPTEKELGLQLLLDRYAPHLRPGRDYRPIVPEELKRTAVYRIDIEAWSGKRKQEDPDFPGAFTVPDGGFPW, from the coding sequence GTGAGCGCGCGCGACGAGGTGGGCCCCGGGCCGGACGGCGAGGGAGCGGGAGGGCTGGCCCCGGAGGAGGACCCCCGGCCGGAGGACCTCGGTGCCGACGACACCGCGTCCGACGGGCGCGCCCGGGTGCGCCGTCGCGACCGGGCGCTCGAGGACGACTGGATCCGCAGCGCGCTCCGGCGCGCGCCCTGGGGGTTCCTGGCCACCGTCTCCGACGGTCAGCCCTTCCTGAACTCCAACCTGTTCGTGTACGACGAGGACCGGCACGCCATCTGGATGCACACCGCGCGTCTGGGCCGGACGCGCACCAACCTGGACGGCGACGACCGGGTGTGCTTCGCGGTGGCCACGATGGGGCGGATGCTCCCCGCCGACGAGGCCCTCGAGTTCAGCGTGGAGTACGCGGGCGTGACGGTGTTCGGGCGCGGGCACGTGGTGGAGGATCCCACCGAGAAGGAGCTGGGCCTGCAGCTCCTGCTGGATCGCTACGCTCCGCATCTGCGGCCCGGGCGCGACTACCGGCCCATCGTGCCGGAGGAGCTCAAGCGCACCGCGGTCTACCGGATCGACATCGAGGCCTGGAGCGGCAAGCGCAAGCAGGAGGACCCCGACTTCCCGGGTGCGTTCACGGTGCCGGACGGCGGGTTCCCCTGGTAG
- a CDS encoding lyase — MNGRTETLGLVLCAAALGAVAPPQDARAQELSIDEWQVPWERSRPRDPYVGPDGRVWFVGQVGNYAAVLDPETGEFERFELGEAAGPHNLIVADDGKVWYAGNLVRHIGVLDPATSRIDTIPMPDERARDPHTLVWTEEGDIWFSVQNGNFVGFLDRESREVRLVEAPQAQTSRGMGSSRPYGIKMDSEGNPWIVLFNTNRIATVDPATFEMKTFELPEGARPRRLEIDSNDILWYVDYARGKLGRFDPADGAVKEYDNPSGAEARPYGMAIDAGDRIWFVETGVQPNRFVGFDPATERFFSAADVPSGGGTIRHMYYDADEHVVWFGSDANTIGRATLPPVRGRRVSQR, encoded by the coding sequence ATGAACGGACGAACGGAGACGTTGGGGCTGGTGCTGTGCGCGGCCGCGCTCGGGGCCGTGGCACCGCCGCAGGACGCGCGCGCGCAGGAGCTGTCGATCGACGAGTGGCAGGTGCCGTGGGAGCGCTCCCGGCCCCGGGACCCCTACGTGGGGCCGGACGGGCGCGTGTGGTTCGTGGGACAGGTGGGCAACTACGCCGCGGTGCTGGACCCCGAAACGGGTGAGTTCGAGCGGTTCGAGCTGGGCGAGGCGGCGGGCCCGCACAACCTGATCGTGGCCGACGACGGGAAGGTCTGGTACGCCGGCAACCTGGTGCGCCACATCGGCGTGCTGGATCCGGCCACGTCCCGGATCGATACGATCCCCATGCCGGACGAGCGCGCGCGCGACCCGCACACGCTGGTCTGGACGGAGGAAGGCGACATCTGGTTCAGCGTGCAGAACGGCAACTTCGTGGGCTTCCTGGACCGCGAGAGCCGGGAGGTCCGCCTGGTGGAGGCGCCGCAGGCGCAGACCTCGCGGGGCATGGGCTCCAGCCGGCCCTACGGCATCAAGATGGACAGCGAGGGGAACCCCTGGATCGTCCTGTTCAACACGAATCGGATCGCGACGGTGGATCCCGCCACGTTCGAGATGAAGACCTTCGAGCTTCCGGAAGGCGCGCGGCCCCGGCGCCTGGAGATCGACTCCAACGACATCCTCTGGTACGTGGACTACGCGCGGGGCAAGCTGGGCCGGTTCGACCCCGCGGACGGCGCGGTGAAGGAGTACGACAACCCGTCCGGCGCGGAGGCGCGGCCCTACGGCATGGCCATCGACGCCGGCGACCGCATCTGGTTCGTGGAGACGGGGGTGCAGCCCAACCGCTTCGTCGGCTTCGATCCGGCGACCGAGCGCTTCTTCAGCGCTGCGGACGTGCCGAGCGGCGGCGGGACCATCCGGCATATGTACTATGATGCGGACGAACACGTGGTCTGGTTCGGGAGCGACGCCAACACCATCGGACGGGCCACGCTGCCGCCGGTGCGGGGGCGGAGGGTCAGCCAGCGCTGA
- a CDS encoding amidohydrolase family protein translates to MADLRGLPRLTPLVLVALAGCAAEAAPPPVAADYAIEGVAVLPMDGSPALEGQTVLIEGDRIVALGAGTQVSVPEGATRIDGSGRWLMPGLAEMHAHVPGGNAPRQLLEDILFLYVANGITTIRGMLGAPEQLGWREEIASGALLGPTFLVGAPSLNGNTAPTPADAERLIREHAAAGYDFQKIHPGVPLDAWNRMVEVAREVGFTYGGHVPEDVGLEHALQTGIATVDHMDGFLQAAIPEDVQRRFAAELGVIPTARILDAVDDARLRELVQRTREEGAWVVPTSYLWENFYRPLDPDSMLALPEMRYVPASMRQGWVRQKAGMPAESPAVGEQMAQVRLDLLRMLHEAGVPLLMGTDSPQMYNVPGFALHHEMRLMEQVMSPEDVLVTGTRNVGDYVARSLGGDGTFGTVATGQRADLLLLEADPRETVANVTRMAGVFVRGRWIPEQEIARQLERIGERYAP, encoded by the coding sequence ATGGCCGATCTCCGTGGGCTCCCCCGCCTCACCCCGCTCGTGCTCGTGGCCCTGGCCGGCTGCGCTGCCGAGGCAGCGCCGCCGCCTGTCGCGGCGGACTACGCCATCGAAGGGGTGGCGGTCCTCCCGATGGACGGCTCCCCCGCGCTCGAGGGCCAGACGGTCCTCATCGAGGGCGATCGCATCGTGGCGCTGGGCGCCGGCACGCAGGTCTCCGTACCGGAGGGCGCGACCCGGATCGACGGCAGCGGCCGCTGGCTCATGCCGGGCCTGGCCGAGATGCATGCCCACGTGCCGGGGGGCAACGCACCCCGGCAGCTGCTCGAGGACATCCTGTTCCTCTACGTCGCCAACGGCATCACGACGATCCGCGGCATGCTGGGCGCGCCCGAGCAGCTCGGCTGGCGGGAGGAGATCGCGTCGGGCGCGTTGCTCGGGCCCACGTTCCTGGTGGGCGCACCGTCGCTGAACGGGAACACGGCACCCACGCCGGCGGACGCCGAGCGCCTGATCCGGGAGCATGCCGCCGCGGGCTACGACTTCCAGAAGATCCACCCGGGCGTGCCGCTGGACGCCTGGAACCGCATGGTGGAGGTGGCGCGCGAGGTCGGGTTCACGTATGGCGGCCACGTGCCTGAGGACGTGGGCCTGGAGCACGCGCTGCAGACCGGCATCGCCACCGTGGACCACATGGACGGCTTCCTGCAGGCCGCCATCCCGGAGGACGTGCAGCGGCGCTTCGCCGCCGAGCTGGGCGTCATCCCCACCGCGCGCATCCTGGACGCCGTGGACGACGCCCGGCTGCGCGAGCTCGTGCAGCGGACCCGGGAGGAGGGCGCCTGGGTGGTCCCGACCTCCTACCTGTGGGAGAACTTCTACCGCCCCCTCGATCCCGACTCGATGCTGGCGCTGCCGGAGATGCGCTACGTGCCCGCCTCGATGCGGCAGGGCTGGGTGCGGCAGAAGGCCGGGATGCCGGCCGAGAGCCCCGCGGTGGGCGAGCAGATGGCGCAGGTGCGGCTGGATCTGCTCCGCATGCTGCACGAGGCCGGCGTGCCGCTCCTGATGGGCACGGACTCGCCCCAGATGTACAACGTGCCCGGCTTCGCCCTGCACCACGAGATGCGCCTCATGGAGCAGGTGATGTCCCCCGAGGACGTGCTGGTCACGGGCACGCGCAACGTCGGCGACTACGTGGCCCGCTCGCTCGGCGGGGACGGCACGTTCGGCACGGTGGCCACGGGTCAGCGGGCCGACCTGCTGCTGCTGGAGGCCGATCCTCGCGAGACCGTCGCAAACGTGACACGGATGGCAGGCGTCTTTGTCCGGGGACGGTGGATCCCGGAGCAGGAGATCGCCCGGCAACTCGAACGCATCGGGGAGAGATACGCGCCATGA
- a CDS encoding DUF4159 domain-containing protein: MLRRRRTALALGGLLVLACAAAATAQDYGWGFRGPRSRVFKPSDAPRPGWTFCRGVYRSVRREWMGQGWYTDYPDSDRNFMLRFSQLTTTQIARWENDEPFHSVVELTHADLFRCPFLFMSDVGTMGLSDDEVRALRTYLLKGGFLWVDDFWGEFAWEQWEQEIGRVLPPAVYPIQDIPITHEMLSTLYSVDALPQVPSIQFWRRSGRTETSERGRESAVPHLRGIYGEDGRLLVVMTHNTDIADGWEREGEDDQFFYLFSPAAYGIGVNVVLYALTH; this comes from the coding sequence ATGCTGCGACGCCGCAGGACCGCGCTGGCGCTGGGAGGGCTCCTGGTGCTCGCGTGCGCCGCGGCGGCCACCGCCCAGGACTACGGCTGGGGCTTCCGGGGTCCGCGCTCCCGCGTCTTCAAGCCCTCCGACGCTCCCCGACCGGGGTGGACCTTCTGCCGCGGCGTCTACCGCAGCGTGCGTCGCGAGTGGATGGGGCAGGGGTGGTACACGGACTACCCGGACTCCGACCGCAACTTCATGCTGCGCTTCTCGCAGCTCACCACCACGCAGATCGCGCGCTGGGAGAACGACGAGCCCTTCCACTCCGTGGTGGAGCTCACGCACGCCGACCTCTTCCGCTGCCCGTTCCTGTTCATGTCCGACGTCGGCACCATGGGCCTGTCCGACGACGAGGTGCGCGCGCTGCGCACGTACCTGCTCAAGGGTGGCTTCCTGTGGGTGGACGACTTCTGGGGCGAGTTCGCCTGGGAGCAGTGGGAGCAGGAGATCGGGCGCGTGCTGCCGCCGGCGGTCTATCCCATCCAGGACATCCCCATCACGCACGAGATGCTCTCCACGCTCTATTCGGTGGATGCGCTGCCGCAGGTCCCCTCCATCCAGTTCTGGCGGCGCAGCGGGCGGACCGAGACGTCGGAGCGGGGGCGCGAGAGCGCCGTCCCCCACCTGCGCGGCATCTACGGCGAGGACGGCCGCCTCCTCGTGGTGATGACCCACAACACCGACATCGCCGACGGCTGGGAGCGTGAAGGCGAAGACGACCAGTTCTTCTATCTCTTCTCGCCGGCCGCCTACGGCATCGGTGTGAACGTGGTGCTGTACGCGCTCACGCACTGA
- a CDS encoding CehA/McbA family metallohydrolase produces MHIPVPRVLFALVLSVPLLPLPLSAQWTNRYPKVRGYGHHVYLEGYELPTLTTGPIDAAPAPDGAGLAVASEGWLWQVDAEGRARRLTEGAGIDARPAWSPDGRRLAFVRDDTRALRIVERDLEDGSERVLVDDGAIVLDPAYAPDGRTLYFSSARAGDLDLWRLDLASGTTERITEGQGLERAPRPHPDGRRLVYLSKSRAGGDEIRVRDLQDGTDTSLLRGSIASQASPALSPDGRLVAVNWPTEDGWELRLLATDAPGPTVRLTRARGLPLTPSFSADGAHVYFSEASDDEAMQLFRVGAGGGPVERVEIRARDWGVPTGTLRVLTSVRGEEGLAAARLSVTDGNGHPLVPPTGQPRFDGQTGQVFVYSPGVLEWTVPAGVVRMNAVHGLLTPDYPTETDVEPGGLTEVQLGLVPVADLRAEGWWSGEHHFHLNYGGTYRLDPSDLIPMARAEDLDVVTPLLANLHNRFEDQALWETRAGGAPPYAVFGQEVRSHFLGHLGLVGTRTLFWPWVWGPGYEVYGTDDRPNAEALAHSRAEGGLAVYVHPVSGPEPFASAESAGALPVEMIADAVLGDLDGLEVACLWSNEEGTTDLWHRFLDVGLPIVPTAGTDVMNNFYRTMAVGTTRAYVRPVDRTGAPVQGRAPDLQEYLRGLAEGRSFVTTGPMVLLRVGDAQPGDVVPSGRTPWTLDVASAVPAERVELLVNGEVVWSERAPDGVGRRRYEGTLTLPAGGWVAARVTGPAVTAWPAMNTHAFAHTAPVWIERVGSTDPEARRRSAAVLLTALDAATASLRRGYGSTPTPRLDAHFQAARARLVEWSR; encoded by the coding sequence ATGCACATCCCCGTCCCCCGCGTCCTGTTCGCCCTCGTGCTGTCCGTCCCGCTGCTCCCGCTTCCGCTGTCGGCGCAGTGGACGAACCGCTATCCGAAGGTCCGCGGCTACGGGCACCACGTGTATCTCGAAGGCTACGAGCTGCCCACGCTCACGACCGGTCCCATCGACGCCGCTCCCGCGCCCGACGGTGCCGGCCTCGCGGTCGCCTCGGAGGGGTGGCTGTGGCAGGTGGACGCGGAGGGCCGCGCGCGCCGGCTCACGGAGGGCGCCGGGATCGACGCGCGGCCCGCGTGGTCCCCGGACGGCCGTCGCCTCGCCTTCGTGCGGGACGACACGCGTGCGCTCCGGATCGTGGAGCGCGACCTCGAAGACGGCAGCGAGCGCGTGCTCGTCGACGACGGCGCCATCGTGCTCGATCCCGCGTACGCCCCGGACGGACGCACGCTGTACTTCTCGTCCGCCCGGGCGGGCGACCTGGACCTGTGGCGGCTGGATCTCGCCAGCGGCACCACCGAGCGCATCACCGAGGGCCAGGGGCTCGAACGCGCGCCCCGGCCCCATCCGGACGGCCGGCGCCTGGTCTACCTGTCCAAGTCGCGCGCCGGCGGGGACGAGATCCGCGTGCGCGATCTGCAGGACGGCACCGACACGTCGCTGCTCCGGGGCAGCATCGCGTCGCAGGCGTCCCCGGCGCTGAGCCCCGACGGCCGGCTCGTGGCGGTGAACTGGCCCACCGAGGACGGGTGGGAGCTGCGTCTGCTCGCCACCGACGCGCCGGGCCCGACGGTGCGGTTGACGCGCGCGCGCGGGTTGCCGCTCACGCCATCCTTCTCGGCGGACGGTGCGCACGTCTACTTCAGCGAGGCGTCCGACGACGAGGCCATGCAGCTCTTCCGCGTCGGAGCGGGAGGCGGACCGGTCGAGCGCGTGGAGATCCGCGCGCGCGACTGGGGCGTGCCCACCGGTACGCTGCGTGTGCTGACGAGCGTGCGTGGCGAAGAGGGCCTGGCCGCGGCGCGGCTGTCCGTGACGGACGGGAACGGACATCCGCTGGTGCCGCCCACCGGCCAGCCGCGCTTCGACGGTCAGACCGGGCAGGTGTTCGTCTACAGCCCGGGCGTGCTGGAGTGGACGGTCCCGGCCGGGGTGGTGCGGATGAACGCGGTGCATGGCCTGCTCACCCCGGACTACCCGACCGAGACCGACGTCGAGCCGGGTGGCCTGACGGAGGTCCAGCTCGGGCTGGTCCCCGTGGCCGACCTGCGTGCCGAAGGCTGGTGGTCGGGGGAGCACCACTTCCACCTGAACTACGGCGGGACGTACCGCCTGGACCCGAGCGACCTGATCCCCATGGCGCGCGCCGAGGACCTGGACGTGGTCACGCCGCTGCTGGCCAACCTGCACAACCGTTTCGAGGACCAGGCGCTGTGGGAGACGCGCGCCGGGGGCGCGCCGCCCTACGCGGTGTTCGGACAGGAGGTGCGCTCGCATTTCCTGGGGCACCTGGGTCTGGTCGGCACCCGCACGCTCTTCTGGCCGTGGGTCTGGGGACCGGGCTACGAGGTGTATGGCACGGACGACCGGCCCAACGCGGAGGCCCTCGCGCACTCCCGCGCCGAAGGCGGTCTGGCCGTCTACGTGCACCCGGTGTCGGGGCCGGAGCCGTTCGCGTCGGCCGAGAGCGCGGGCGCCCTCCCGGTCGAGATGATCGCCGACGCGGTGCTCGGAGACCTGGACGGTCTTGAGGTCGCGTGCCTGTGGAGCAACGAAGAGGGCACCACGGATCTGTGGCACCGCTTCCTGGACGTGGGGCTGCCGATCGTTCCCACGGCCGGCACCGACGTGATGAACAACTTCTATCGCACCATGGCGGTGGGCACGACGCGCGCGTACGTACGCCCCGTGGACCGGACCGGTGCGCCGGTGCAAGGGCGGGCGCCGGACCTGCAGGAGTATCTCCGCGGGTTGGCGGAAGGACGCAGCTTCGTGACCACCGGGCCCATGGTGCTGCTGCGGGTCGGGGACGCCCAGCCCGGGGACGTCGTGCCCTCGGGTCGCACCCCCTGGACCCTGGACGTGGCCAGCGCCGTACCCGCGGAGCGGGTCGAGCTGCTGGTGAACGGAGAGGTGGTGTGGTCGGAGCGGGCCCCCGACGGCGTTGGGCGGCGCCGGTACGAGGGCACGCTCACGTTGCCCGCCGGCGGGTGGGTGGCCGCGCGCGTGACCGGCCCCGCCGTGACGGCCTGGCCGGCCATGAACACGCACGCGTTCGCGCACACGGCGCCCGTGTGGATCGAACGGGTGGGCTCCACGGATCCCGAGGCGCGCCGCCGCTCGGCGGCGGTGCTCCTCACGGCGCTGGACGCCGCGACCGCCAGCCTGCGTCGGGGCTACGGCAGCACGCCCACCCCGCGCCTGGATGCGCACTTCCAGGCGGCGCGGGCGCGCCTGGTGGAGTGGAGCCGGTAG